The Juglans microcarpa x Juglans regia isolate MS1-56 chromosome 2D, Jm3101_v1.0, whole genome shotgun sequence DNA window ATTTGATTCACGAacaccatctctccccaaaaccacacctcccaagtaGATAAAGCCGAAAGTCCCAATTAgcatgatcatatgccttctccatatccaacttgcatAGGATACCTGTATTGACAGATTTTAGTCTACTATCTATGCATTCATTGGTGATGAGAACCAAGTCCAGAATTTGCCTACCCCTTACAAATGCATTATGGTGTCCTCCCATAGGCGATTTGAAAGCACCTTAGAAATGATCTTAAATACCCCATTCACAAGAGTAATGGGCCAAAAATCCTTAACCTCTGATGCCCCGATCTTCTTAGGAATCagtgcaataaaagtggcattaaggcttttctcaaattttccaaccgAGAACAGTTCTTGGAACACCTTCATTAGATCCTCCTTCACCAAATCCCAACATGATTGGAAGAATCTCATAGAAAAACAGTTTGGACCTAGTGCTTTGTCTTTTACCATTTTCCTCACCACTCCATGAACCTCTGACTCCTCGAAAGGCCTCTCCATCCAAGAGACATTATGTGGCTCAATTGACTCAAAACCTAGTCCATCTAGCTTTGGCCGCCACCCCTCTTGTTCGGTAAGCAAATGTTCAAAAAACTGACTTAAAGTTCTTGATTTTTGGCACCAAGAAATTTTCTCTAATAACTTGACCCTCTCTAATTCTGATACCAACTCTGCCTTCCAAGATAACTCTTTTGAGAGGAGAACCCAGCCCTCCTGTATCCTCTCTAACTCCTGTAGCTCCACCAACGTGGATTTCTTCCTTTCACCTATGTCACCAAAATAGAGAAAGTTCCAAagctttaaatcattttttaaaacttttagttTACCTACAAATACAAAGCTAGGGGTGCTATGAATCTAGTATGAGGATCACCATTGCCTAACCctatccacaaaaccttcagTTTTCGGCCACATATTTTTGAACTTAAAGTAACGACGCCCTTCTTGGATACCACCACAATCCGacaatatagaaaaatgatccGAACAAGGACAAGGCAGCCTCTTTTAACATACATCTAGATAATGAGTTTCTCATTCTGATGAgactaagggctcgtttgttttcagagatgagatgagatgagatgatatgagattaaagttaaaaagttaaataaaatattgttagaatatattttttaatattatttttgttttgggatttgaaaaagttaaattgtttattttattttgtgtggggatttgggaaagttgtaatgatgaagtgagatgagatgttttctgaaaacaaacgaggcctaaaaatctatccaatctAGATCATGTCTGATTATTGGACCACGTGAATGTTCCCCCCATGAGAGGAATGTCCACCAAACTCAAGTCGAAAATACACTCCGAGAATTCTAACATTGCTGGTTGCAATCTGTTTTCTCCTGAACGTTCACTTGGAAATCTTGTAACATTAAAATCCCCACCTATGCACCATGGAAGGTCCCACCAGCAATGAACTTCAGCTAATTCTTCCCATAAAAACTTTCTAGTGCTGCCCAAATTCGGCCCGTAGATACCAGCAAAAGCCCACAAGAAGTTATCTTCCACACTCCTAAAGCAACATGCCATTGTGAACTCCCCTATGAATTCCtctattttctccaccacccttctaTCCGACATCACTAGAACACCTCCTAAAGCCACATACGAACAGCTCCAGATACTTTGAACAAGTCTTCTTGTAATAGATTTCAACTTAACTTCCTGTAAACATACTATGTCCACCTTCCACTCACGAAGCAAATTTTTTATACTAAGACGCTTATTGGCCTCGTTGAGCCATCAGACATTCCAAGAAACAATTTTGGACTTCATAAAGAAGAAGCTAGCCCCTTCTCTTTGGATCTTTCTCGACTAGAACTCCCTTCACAATTAAGAAACCACGTTAGTCTCTTTAGCTCCCTCTATTTTTTGGACCTAGATTTTTTGAGCTAATTATGACCCACTTCAATGGCAGTGAGCAAAGCCATCAATTGTTCCTAAAATCCCCCACACTACACTCCATCCCCACACAATATTGAATTTCCTTCACCTGGTGTAGAACCCAATCAGAAAAACTAGACTGGGTTGGTAACAAACAGTTAAGTGGTATGGGCTCCCCATCTCTAGTAGCCCACTGCAAGCCCATCAGCATCCCCATTTCCTCCTCCGCGAAGATATTCCCACATTCCCATTCAGAGAGGCTCGAGACAAGCGTATGAGAAGGTTCAACAACTCCCTCATCGCTTCCAGGGAGGGAAAACTCATCGGAAGAAGCATCTCACCCCTCCACTGTCTGTTGTAGAGCCTCCGCCAGAAGAGTTACTTCATCCCTGCTACTTATCGGTGTTTTCTAGCTAAGATACACCGGAGATCCAGCGCTCGGTGGTAAGGAGACTTCCAGATCTCTTTCGGAGCTTGCTGTCGACAACTCCTCCACCGTCGTTGTCACCCTCTGGGCCACCATTGAGTGTTCCTCGGCCTTTCGCAACAAGGTCGGAGCCTTTTCCAGCGAGGATTCCAGACTCCCGCCGGTGGAAGGCCATGGATCACCTCCTTCTCTAATTCTCCATGTCCCAAATTCCTTTCTTCcgttttttaattctttatttctcATAACCTATAGATCAACTTAAACTAAGGATTCTCTCTTTTAAGTCACTCATGTAGAAGCATGTACTTCAACTTCAGGCATTTTAACAGCCACAGTGATATTTTCCTGTGCTAAGTCCACCAACAAAAACAAGCCAGAACATAGTTTTAGATATTCTGTGTGGTGATTGTGTATACAACTGCAAATGTAGTATCCAACAGGTCCTATGTGGGTGTGTACATGCATTGATGCTTGTGCATTAAATAATCAACAGGTCCTATTTACATACATGGCTTAAAGAACTGATACCTCGAAGACAAGAGGCAACACTCAAATTCTGCATAAAGGGATAGACTAAAAGGCGTTCTCTATTAGTTGTGCAAAATCCAATCAGCCGTAAAAGATTCCTATGAACAGCAACacttatcatctcaacttcccGTTGGAAAGCTTGATCTCCCCCAGGACTCTCATAGTCAGTTAACCGTTTCACCGCCACTTTTGTGTTATCAGCAAGCACCCCTTTATAAACTTTTCCAAAACCTCCCTGTCCTAAAACATTTTTATCACTGAAGTTGTCTGTAGCGAGCTGTAATTCCCTCCATGAAAATCTTTTTAATTGACCAAATGCAATTCTTCGATCAACTTCACCTGGGCAGTGAGTGCACAAGTCAAAATATTAGATCAAAACTTTCATAGGCAGATTCCTATGTCAAGTTTTACAACAAATACCAATTCTATCAATTTGAGAATAAGTACCCAAGGACtatgaaaaacaaaagcatGCCGCAGAACAAAACAcgttgatgaaaaaataaacagagGAACTCAATGGAAAAAAAGGCGAAAACAAGTATCTCTATAATTTAGTTTTCCAAATCCAAGTTTCATAGCTGATCAATTTTGTGTGCGTGTTGATGTAAAAGAAGCTTTTCATTAGTTTCAGTAGTTTATCACAAAAAAGGACGAaaacaaaaatgttaaaaaaattaatttaaccaTAGAATAGgttaattatatacatatatcattacttaaaaaaaattatatacatatatcatagATGTTACACGACATTGGTATAGAATACCGTTGTTcaatattctataccaatctaATCCAGCCTACAACATTCAAAAAGGATTGTAGACTTCTTCGAACTGGATTTCCAAAAGGTTATcccaaagataaattatgtgATGTCTGCCTCCATACCCATGCTTTTCACAAACATAAGCAACAATAAACACAATGTGCTTCGCCACAGCATGTAATTTCAATATCCATAAAAACAATATTGTAAAAGAGAAATCAGTAAATTAGGTTGTACAAATAATTCTGTTTCACGCAATCTTTTTTCATTCAACTTAATCAATGTTGATCTAGTTTTTAGTACagtaaaaaatttgtttttctaaaggtaaaataaagttaaaaaaaaatcatttttttattggcactaggTATCCAAAGACAAAGTCTTGACTAATCTcaagggtgcacaggcccttggcaaTGAATTTCCCGCAAGTGCATCTCGGGAATTCAAGGGCAAATTCCCTGTCCAATGGCccataaaaattgtttgcacccaagagaatttgaaatatcattaaaaaaatgatcatCCTAGTTGAAAGATACTTTctattagaaaaaaatgaaatatcattAAACCAATTTAAAAACTTGGCTAATTTCAAGTGAGTTCTTTAGAATTCTGcactgatattttaaatttaatagaaGGCTTGACCTAATGGCTTCACATTGAAGATGACATTATTGTAAGGTGAGGACCATAATATCgtctattatttatattaatccTGGGTAAAACGGGACAAAAACAATCACCATCaacaatttaatttaaaaaaatcatcgcAGGCCACTTAATCAGTTCAATAGATAAAGGGGACAACAAACCTGCAACATCCACAAAAACTTCGCGCTTGTAGTCTTTGTGTCTACCcttacacaaaataaacagaACAACACCAAGAAGAAGAATAACAGCAAATCCTCCAACAATTCCAAGTATGACTCCAATATTTGGCTTATTTGAACCACCTGTCAATAGGGAAAATCTTGGCACTAAGCTAGTAAAACAAAAGATTATCTGCACCATTGTACTTCAGAAAACTTTCTCAACATTATGAATCAGATCCAACAACCTGAATCTCCATTTTCAGATGCACATGAAAGAGAGGCGTTTATACCACAATTCAAATTGTTTCCTGTAAAGCTGAAACAAGCAAGAACCAGGTGTGTCGTTAAAAGTAAATATGaatcataacaataataatgataataatggtaatgataatgataataataacaatgatgatatatataccataatttaaaaacaaatgtaTTATCTGATTCCACATATACTCTGCATATCAATCAGACCCaggaagaggaaaaatattCGGATCCAAGTACAAAATACCTTCAGCTTCTGCAGCCATGGAAACACTAGATCAAACTGCCCTTTATTGTGCAATTCCAATTCTAACCCAAACATTCAATGACCCAAACTCATTCCTATTCTGTGAACTTCACAATGGACAGCAAGGTGAACAGATTTGAGATCGTGGtggctcatctctctctctctcccatggAAATTGCAGCTTCTCAAATAGCACAACGAAAATTTATGCATACTTGACACTGATGCCTTTGAGGGCCTTGGATAATTTCTGTTCTTTCTTGGGTTCCTTTCTTAATTAACAAAATTTCTTACTATTGACTATGGAGCGATTAATTTCATTAAGAGCATTAAATTATGGAACGAAGATTGTGAAGGGTGGAGCCTGAGAACTAAGAAGATTGTGAAAGAGCACAGTCTAACTTCATTGGTGCCATGTAATGGATATAGAAAGAATTCTTCACTTGGATTCATTGATGCATGTCATCCCCATTTGGGATTGAtaatataaagagtaatgctacaatCGTGGAATGTACAAGCAAcgcaattattttgaaaataagtagggtccactattaaaaaattaatttttcatgtgggtcccgtatttactcacttttttcaaaaggattgcGTGACGCTTGTGTACtccacgactgtaaatatcatttctctaatataaataatagtaaatcaAGTCAGATGAAATTTTCCACAGATGAACCTGAGAGGATCCAAATCCTAGAAATCTTCTTCGACAATACTTTAGATATACATGCGCAAAACAATTAATGTTGTTCATACTTGTACTTTGGAAGTTGGAATAAATGCTCAGGAATCTGACCACTGAGATAATTTGAATCAAGCTGACTGCAAAAAGAGTTTCAACCGTGTCATCAAGTGATGAAAACCTCAGAGACAAATTAAACTTTAGAGTATAAACTAAACAGGTAACAATTtgaatttttcatcatttccaCATTGTGCAAGATATCACATACAGAGTGATTAATTTTGGAATACTTGAAAGTGACTCAGGAATAGTCCCATTGAGCTTGTTTTGACTCAAAGTCCTGCATTCACAATCAAAACACCATAATGTTAGGTAAATATTATCAAAGATGCATACACTCATCTTTAACTGACAGTGCAGGAATCACTTACAAGAACTGAAGCGCTTTAAGATTTCCAAGAGAAGATGGTATTTCaccaattaaattattatttgtcaaATCCAATCTTTCCAAACTGGTAAGATTTCCGAACTCTTTGGGTATCTCACCAGTTATGTGATTTCCTGGCAACTGACTGCATGATGAATAAAACAGAGACACATTATGGTCGCACTTAGAAACATATTGCTTACATATgtgtcaatggatggagaatatTATTACCATAAAGCTCTAAATGAGATCTCCAGCATGCAAGAATTCGAACATCCATGTTTCCAATTCAAGGCCATGACCATTGAAAAATGTTGTCAACAAAGATGATGTCATTATGGCAACAACTTCTACCACTTTTATGCGCAATTCTATAGAATTGAAACTCTATAGCTGCTGGCATGACAAAAATTTCATGCCAAGTGTAATGGTTATTTTCTCTCTTAAAACCTCTTTTAAGGTATTagtgcatatattttttacatatataagtAATGTATTAGAGAATATCTAAAACATCTACCAAGCAAGTTGCGGGATGGCATATATAAAGCACCTACTTTTGACACAAACTAGGGAATGATTGGCCAAAACATATTTGTAACttgcaaaaaaaagaaaaaaaaaaaaaaaaaaaaaacttcaactccatcaattttcatttaaagttcCAAGAAAGAGAAAGACGGCACCCTAATGCTTTGATTTAATATCTAGATTACCTGAATTTATGAATCATTTTGCCTTTAGccaaatcatctcaatttatcagaTTAATGGTTTGGTTTTCCAATCCAGTACAATCGTGCAATGCCAAGTtcctattttttcattttttatattaatgtcttattttttacctttttggAATTCTAAGTTTTAGCCTACAAGGATAATGAAAAAAACAACATTATTGCTGCCTTTTTTGCTATTCTTGTTGAAtatatcaaaaatattatttaaaaattaagattgaGTGGCATACGGTAGCCATTAATAGTGTGGTTAAAGAATTTTACACGGAATGTTTTGCttattttctcaattctttgctttatagccttttttttttttttttttatctcaaatccCAGTTTTATAGAATCAACACTGGCAGCACTAATGTTTTTCATACTTACAGAGACAAGAGAGATTTTAAAGTTCCTACTTTTGGCGACAAGGTTCCAGTAAATCCCATTGCTAACAATGTTCTGCAAAGAAACAATACATATAAGCATGGGCCAGAGAAAAGTTGGAAAAATATGCAAGTAGAGAATATAACCATTTGTGAATCAAGGAAGTTATGATTTATTGGCAACAATATCACCAAGAgtaatatgattaataaaaggAGGGCTACATTAAATTGTATCTTACACGTGCCGAACAATATTATTGGCATCGCACTGAACATTGGCCCAAGTGCAAGGGTTAACTTGATCGGGGTTCCAATTAACGAGCTGATCATTTGAAGCATTCAATGAATTCTTCAATGCAATCAGGGCAATACCTGAAATAGAACACAGGAATACTCACCACCTAATCAAGCTAATACATTAACATGCAACACTTtcagaaaaacataaaatatcaaatgaaggaaaaaaaaaggatatccTCATTAAGTCCCACTAACCCTTGCAATCTTCTTTTCTAGAAATGAACTTCGCCATGAAAAGGagaaataggatttttttttttttttttgttgggggatGGGAGGAAACAGCATGCCATGTATGCGTCATAATCAGTCATTTTAGTTTATGTTTTACATAAAGAAAATAGTCATTATTTTATCAGCATTCAAAAGGCATACTTGATCAGGTTCCAAATAAGATTAGTAGCATGCCAAGGATCAATAATGCATATCGTATCTTCACTATTCTTCAGCTTTAATTGCCAGTGGTTTACGTTTGGAACAGAGAATAGGTACCCTCATTACACCCCACTAAGCCTCAGAATCGTATTTGAAGAATTGCACACGGATAGGAAATTGaatgattcaattttttcttttcttataagtaaaaattgaaTGATGCATAACTTGCCTTCACTAGTCTTGAGCTTTAATAGCCAACGGTTGAGGTTTCAAAAGGATAGCAGATACTCTCAgtacaacccccccccccccccccaaaaaaaaaaaaacctcagaaTCATCTTTCTCGAATTTCAGATGGACAGGAAcagaaaaaggttttttttttttttttttttttttttgggggggggggggggtagttAAAATTGCATCAGATCTAAAAAGACATGCTCAATCAGGTTCGTAACAAATCAAAAAACAATCATAAATGCTACAAATCCTGCCTTCACTAATCTTCAGCTTTGACTGCCAATGATTTTAGGTTGCACCATAGAATAAATCATGATCTTACTCATCAATAATAGGATTCAAAACAAAGTTGAAAGGTTTCTAACTGTACAAAAACTTCCTGGCATATCAGGCTAGTAACACGTGTAATCTGATTGACTCTGAACTTTCACCTAAGATTGATGTTGAGTACCTCTCAGTCACTCTAGTTCAATAACTGTTTCCAATATCAAAGTGTACTTGCTGCAAGAATACTATAATTATCCATATATGAGTCAACCTTTCCATTAActtcttaaagaaaaagaataactCAGCTTCTCAACTTAAGAAgatctaatattttgttatttgttttatatttgtaaCAAGCCCAGAACTAGAAAGCAATTCAATGGCAAATGTATGAGAGACAGAAAGAGATACAAACCATCAGTTTACATTTGTTTTCTATTTCAATAAGTTCATTAAAATAGATGAAAGGATGGCTAGCCATGTACAAAAAGTGTACAACACTGATTCTAATTGTGTTGGACTTGCAATTCAACACCTTTGTTGACATCTACAGCATTAGACCGTTTAACTTAGCTCTTTTCCATCATTACATAGCTACGGTTGAAACTGAAAACAGTAGATAAACTTGGCACACATGTACAgcatagataaataaataaactaatacgGCCGGGCAGGTCACATTACCATACCTTGAGAATCAGGCAGTGCAAAAGACTGCAAGCAAGCCAATATCAAAACAGTGAAAACAAACTCCATTTTCAATGACAGCAATTCCTTTTACCCACCCAGTGAGATGCTATCATCAATGAACACGTGAATAAGAGCCATCGCTGCAAAGACATCCCATCATTGAATTGTAAACTTTTAGATTCAAGATAAACCTCGTGCGTAATATATCCTAAGTTAAGGCAGACTACAGCAATTGATATTTTTCGCAAGgagaaaatcaaaagaaactTGTATGCTTATGCTTGTCAGGGCCAATTGGATGTGTCTCTCTACGACTCTATGTGTCAGTGTGAGAGTAGTCTTCTGCTGGTGTGTAACAGCAGAAGAATTATACCACAATCCTGAACACGCATTGATGATGAAGTAAACTGACAGACTGAAAGTTAAAGGGGGATATATATCCCATCCTGGTACCCTCTTGTCATTCATCCAATCTCCTTGTGAGTATTTTAAAGTGTCAAGGTTTTAGATATACATATGCGACAAAGCAATAAAAGCTAACTTCTTGAGCTAAGACATCATGTTAAGTGTGACCTCAACCATAACTCCAATCTTCCATTTTGAATTACAATCAGCGAGAGTTCTGTAGCATAAGTCACCATAAGGGAAAGCTATTTCGTCAAAATTTAACATGGAAAGAACTTTAAACAGAATATTCCGCTTTATATATGGTTTCCACTTTCAACTAAAATAGTTAATAGGCTTTTGACGTTGACTTGATTAACCCCTCCATCCTCAAAAATACTCAAAACGGGCCCTCAAATTATTAGTACTTCCTGTCTACgcaaagaaaaatatacaaaagcaGAGAAGGATAAGAAACAATTAGCAATGTTTAAATCAATCTGGCCATGATCTTTCAATCCCACAAAATCTTCAATACCATTTAATTAAGActgcaaagggaaaaaaaaaaaatgaattccaaCTGAAACGCCTAGCTCAAATCATGTCGATAAACGACAAcctaaaaaaaatcagtgaagACGAAAGAAATTACGTCAAAGTAGAGTACTTAATCGCCTCATTCACAACGACTATTTGTTTATCCACTAGTCTTTCCTGAGATCTTCATTTCTATTTCCTACAGTTTCTTCACAACTAAAGCGTATAGAAACG harbors:
- the LOC121248684 gene encoding probable LRR receptor-like serine/threonine-protein kinase At5g10290 isoform X1; its protein translation is MEFVFTVLILACLQSFALPDSQGIALIALKNSLNASNDQLVNWNPDQVNPCTWANVQCDANNIVRHVTLLAMGFTGTLSPKVGTLKSLLSLQLPGNHITGEIPKEFGNLTSLERLDLTNNNLIGEIPSSLGNLKALQFLTLSQNKLNGTIPESLSSIPKLITLQLDSNYLSGQIPEHLFQLPKYNFTGNNLNCGINASLSCASENGDSGGSNKPNIGVILGIVGGFAVILLLGVVLFILCKGRHKDYKREVFVDVAGEVDRRIAFGQLKRFSWRELQLATDNFSDKNVLGQGGFGKVYKGVLADNTKVAVKRLTDYESPGGDQAFQREVEMISVAVHRNLLRLIGFCTTNRERLLVYPFMQNLSVASCLREVKPGGPVLDWPTRKRVALGTARGLEYLHEHCNPKIIHRDVKAANVLLDEGFEAVVGDFGLAKLVDVRKTNVTTQVRGTMGHIAPEYLSTGKSSERTDVFGYGIMLLELVTGQRAIDFSRLEEEDDVLLLDHVKKLEREKKLDAIVDPNLSKNYDIQEVEMIIKVALLCTQSSPEDRPAMSEVVRMLEGEGLAERWEEWQHIEVTRRQEYERLQRRFDWGEDSVYNQDAIELSGGR
- the LOC121248684 gene encoding probable LRR receptor-like serine/threonine-protein kinase At5g10290 isoform X2 yields the protein MEFVFTVLILACLQSFALPDSQGIALIALKNSLNASNDQLVNWNPDQVNPCTWANVQCDANNIVRHVQLPGNHITGEIPKEFGNLTSLERLDLTNNNLIGEIPSSLGNLKALQFLTLSQNKLNGTIPESLSSIPKLITLQLDSNYLSGQIPEHLFQLPKYNFTGNNLNCGINASLSCASENGDSGGSNKPNIGVILGIVGGFAVILLLGVVLFILCKGRHKDYKREVFVDVAGEVDRRIAFGQLKRFSWRELQLATDNFSDKNVLGQGGFGKVYKGVLADNTKVAVKRLTDYESPGGDQAFQREVEMISVAVHRNLLRLIGFCTTNRERLLVYPFMQNLSVASCLREVKPGGPVLDWPTRKRVALGTARGLEYLHEHCNPKIIHRDVKAANVLLDEGFEAVVGDFGLAKLVDVRKTNVTTQVRGTMGHIAPEYLSTGKSSERTDVFGYGIMLLELVTGQRAIDFSRLEEEDDVLLLDHVKKLEREKKLDAIVDPNLSKNYDIQEVEMIIKVALLCTQSSPEDRPAMSEVVRMLEGEGLAERWEEWQHIEVTRRQEYERLQRRFDWGEDSVYNQDAIELSGGR